The genomic segment ACAATCAGAATATGAAACGGTCTTTACGTGCTCATGGGCGCACGGAAGGCGAGGCGCCCCATCCGGCGAGCGGGCGCGGGTACGCCCACGTCTGCCCCTCGTGCGGGCAGGGGCTGGACCTCTACGACCTGCGCGACGGCGATCAGGCGTACTGGTGCGTGCCCTGCGCTCGCGGCCACCGGGCGGGCGATCCGCCGCCGGGTGCGCTGCGCCCGCTGCCCGAGGCGAGCTGAATTCTTTCCCGTGCCCCCGTCCTCTCGTGGCGGGGGCGTTATTCTGACCTCATGAGTCTTCCCGCTCCCCCGGCCCCCCTCCCCCCCGACCTTCCCGTCCTCGCCGGGCAGGTCGTGGCGGTCACGGGGGCCGACCAGGGGTACGGGCGGGCCGTCAGTGCGCGACTGGCGCGGGCGGGGGCCAGCGTGATCCTGATCGGGGGCAACTCCGAGTCGCTCGCCGCCGCCGCGAGCGGCCTGGAACTCGCGGGTGGCACCGCGATCCCTCTCAAGGCCGACGTGGGGGTGCCGCTCGACTGGCTCAGCGCCCAGAATCGCATCCTCGAAATCTTCGGGGCGCTGCACGGCATCGTGCATCTGGCCGACAAGCGGGCGCACACCGACTTCACCCTGCTCAGCGAGGGCGAGTGGATGGACCTGTTTAACTGCAATGTCAAGAGCAGCGTCGCCATCGCGCAGATCGTGCGCCGCCGCCTGGGGGGAACGTGGCTGACCATCGTGGGGCCGCACCTCGACGAGCAGGGCCTGCACGTCTACCCCCAGCGTGGAGCGATTCGGGGATTGGTGGAGCACGCCCATCTGGAGGACCTGCGGGTCAATCTCGTGCTGCCCTCGCGGGCCAGCGGCGGGGACGAGGCGCTCGACCGCCCGCTGGGGGACGCGGTGCTCGCGCTGGCCGCCCCCTCGCTCGCGCACCTGCGCGGGGTGGTGCTGGAGGTGCCGCTGCCGCCACTGCCCAGGGTGCGCCCGACCGAGGCTGAGGCCCTGCTCCGGTGAGATGCCCGTACTGTTCCGCCCCCGACTCGCGGGTGGTCAACTCGCGCCCCAGTGACGACGGGGCCTCCATCCGCCGCCGCCGCGAGTGCCTGCGCTGCGCCCGGCGCTTCACGACCTACGAGCGGGCACAGCTCGAACCGCTGATGGTCGTCAAGCGCGGCGGCCTGCGCGAAGCGTTCAACCCCGACAAGCTGCTGCGCGGCCTGACCCTCGCCACCGAGAAGCGCCCGGTGGACCCCGAACGGCTCCGCGCCTTTGCCTACGGCTTTGAGGACGAGGTGGGCGTGCCGGAAATCGCCAGCGGGGAGATCGGCAAGCGGGCGATGGCT from the Deinococcus sp. NW-56 genome contains:
- a CDS encoding SDR family NAD(P)-dependent oxidoreductase; the protein is MSLPAPPAPLPPDLPVLAGQVVAVTGADQGYGRAVSARLARAGASVILIGGNSESLAAAASGLELAGGTAIPLKADVGVPLDWLSAQNRILEIFGALHGIVHLADKRAHTDFTLLSEGEWMDLFNCNVKSSVAIAQIVRRRLGGTWLTIVGPHLDEQGLHVYPQRGAIRGLVEHAHLEDLRVNLVLPSRASGGDEALDRPLGDAVLALAAPSLAHLRGVVLEVPLPPLPRVRPTEAEALLR
- the nrdR gene encoding transcriptional regulator NrdR, which codes for MRCPYCSAPDSRVVNSRPSDDGASIRRRRECLRCARRFTTYERAQLEPLMVVKRGGLREAFNPDKLLRGLTLATEKRPVDPERLRAFAYGFEDEVGVPEIASGEIGKRAMAFLRPLDDVAYIRFASVYRDFDSLERFIEEIRGLKEGDEG